A genome region from Setaria italica strain Yugu1 chromosome III, Setaria_italica_v2.0, whole genome shotgun sequence includes the following:
- the LOC101767827 gene encoding uncharacterized protein LOC101767827 isoform X1 — MLCIHVRHRVSPNSRKVPEQGQMHSGKQQRGLFVLDVLAEKERKEQRDLPIQKGPNLLGEGNHVHVVSVLSIAQFKVNRPHQTSSQESAATEINLKVHLHTSDIPFSGAIISVYEVSGNSYLFTN, encoded by the exons ATGTTGTGTATTCATGTACGACACCGAGTTTCTCCCAACAGCAGAAAAGTTCCTGAGCAAGGCCAGATGCATTCTGGGAAGCAGCAGCGTGGTCTTTTTGTTTTGGATGTGCTtgcagaaaaggaaagaaaggagcaGAGGGATTTGCCAA TTCAGAAAGGACCTAACTTGCTGGGAGAAGGCAACCATGTGCATGTTGTTTCTGTTTTAAGCATTGCCCAG TTTAAAGTCAATCGGCCTCACCAAACGAGCTCGCAAGAATCAG CAGCAACTGAAATAAATTTGAAAGTTCATCTGCATACATCTGATATACCTTTCAGTGGAGCTATCATAAGTGTTTATGAAGTTTCAGGTAACAGTTACTTATTCACG
- the LOC101767827 gene encoding uncharacterized protein LOC101767827 isoform X3 has product MLCIHVRHRVSPNSRKVPEQGQMHSGKQQRGLFVLDVLAEKERKEQRDLPIQKGPNLLGEGNHVHVVSVLSIAQVLCNLYMSLQLDVHCARLYFADAMCLKSIGLTKRARKNQQLK; this is encoded by the exons ATGTTGTGTATTCATGTACGACACCGAGTTTCTCCCAACAGCAGAAAAGTTCCTGAGCAAGGCCAGATGCATTCTGGGAAGCAGCAGCGTGGTCTTTTTGTTTTGGATGTGCTtgcagaaaaggaaagaaaggagcaGAGGGATTTGCCAA TTCAGAAAGGACCTAACTTGCTGGGAGAAGGCAACCATGTGCATGTTGTTTCTGTTTTAAGCATTGCCCAG gTGCTCTGTAATTTGTATATGTCCTTACAACTAGATGTACATTGTGCAAGATTATACTTTGCAGATGCTATGTG TTTAAAGTCAATCGGCCTCACCAAACGAGCTCGCAAGAATCAG CAACTGAAATAA
- the LOC101767827 gene encoding uncharacterized protein LOC101767827 isoform X2, translating to MLCIHVRHRVSPNSRKVPEQGQMHSGKQQRGLFVLDVLAEKERKEQRDLPIQKGPNLLGEGNHVHVVSVLSIAQVLCNLYMSLQLDVHCARLYFADAMCLKSIGLTKRARKNQQQLK from the exons ATGTTGTGTATTCATGTACGACACCGAGTTTCTCCCAACAGCAGAAAAGTTCCTGAGCAAGGCCAGATGCATTCTGGGAAGCAGCAGCGTGGTCTTTTTGTTTTGGATGTGCTtgcagaaaaggaaagaaaggagcaGAGGGATTTGCCAA TTCAGAAAGGACCTAACTTGCTGGGAGAAGGCAACCATGTGCATGTTGTTTCTGTTTTAAGCATTGCCCAG gTGCTCTGTAATTTGTATATGTCCTTACAACTAGATGTACATTGTGCAAGATTATACTTTGCAGATGCTATGTG TTTAAAGTCAATCGGCCTCACCAAACGAGCTCGCAAGAATCAG CAGCAACTGAAATAA